The genomic interval GCGCCTTCATCCTGGGTCTCGCCGTCGGCAGCAGCATTGCCTCCCGCGTCGCCGACCGCCTGCGGAACCCGAGCACCGCCTTTGCACTGGCTGAGCTCGGCATTGGTTTCACCGCCCTCGCCATGGTGCCGGTCTTCCAGAGCTTCCCCGAATGGATGCTGCGTTTGGTGCCGCAGCTGGCCCAGGACTTCTGGCGCTTCCAGCTGGTGCAATTCGCCCTCATCTTCGTCGCCCTCCTGCTCCCGACCGCCTGCATGGGCATGTGTCTGCCCCTGGTGGGCCGAGCCTTGCTGCGCGGCGTCGAGCAGACCGGCGCGACGGTGGGAACGGCGTACTCGGCGAACACGGTCGGCACGATCGTCGGCGCCTTCTGCGGCGGCTTCGTCCTGCTGCCGCATCTCGGTGTGCACCGCACCATTCTCCTCGGCGCCCTCCTCAACATCGGGGTGGCGGCAGCGATCCTGAGCACTTCGTGGCGGCGTCGGTTGGGAGGGGGAGCCGCGGCCGCCGTGGTGGCAGCCGGCGTCTTGACCGCGCTCCTGCTGCCGCGCTTCGACCCACTGACGTTGACGAGCGGCGCCTTTCTCTACGCCGACCGCTATCGGCAGGCCGGCGGGCAGACGGGGTCCTTGGGTCAGAGCCAGGGTCGCAACCTTGGCGCGGCTCCCGACCGCAGCCGCGCTGCGAATACCGGTCAAAGCCAGGAGCGCAGGGACCCTCGGAGCTTGGCGGAAATCCTGCGGCAGGAATACTCCATCCTGCTCTTCGAGGAGGGGCTCAACTCGACGATCACGGTGAAGGAAAGTCCGAGCGGGGGGCGCTATCTGGCCATCAACGGCAAGGTGGACGGCTCGGACGACAAGGACATGTCCACGCAGGTCCTGAGCGGGCACGTGAGCTGCCTGCTGCACCCGGAGCCGCACGACGTCGCGGTGATCGGCCTGGCCACGGGCGTGACGCTGCACTCGGTGGCGCAATACCCGAGCGTGCGCCGCATCGACTGCATCGAGATCGTGCCGGAGATGGCCAAGGCGGCCCGGCTGTTCGCGCATGTGAACGGTGACGTGCTCGATGATCCGCGCTTGCACCTGGTCATGCAGGATGCGCGCAACCATCTGTCGCTCACCCGCCAGACCTACGACCTCATCATCTCCGAGCCTTCCAACCCGTGGATGGCAGGGGTGGCGAGCCTCTACACCCGGGAATTCCTCACCTCGTGCCGCGACCGGCTCCTACCGCGAGGAACCATGATGGTCTTCCTCCATCTCTACAGCATGGACCTCACGACCTTCCGTGGTCTGATCCGGACCTTCCAGAGCGTCTTTCCCCAGACGAGCCTGTGGGAGACCGCGTTCGGTTCCGACTACGTTCTCCTCGGGGCCAAGGACGAGCTACAGATCGAGTGGCGCGAGCTCGTGGGACGGCTGGCCCGGCCGGCGATCGCCCGCGATCTGGCGCGGGTTGGAATGCACGATGCCGGGGATTTCCTCCAAACGCTCATTGCCGGGCCCGACGAGCTGCGCCATTTCGCGGCGGAGGGGATCGTCTACACGGACGATCACAATCGGCTCGAGTTCGATGCGCCGCGCTCCGTCTATCGGCACGCCGAGCTCGGCGACATGAAGCGGTTGCACGATCTTCGCGCTCCCGGGCTGCCGCCGTGGCTGCACCTTCCTCCCGAAGGCCTGACCGACGCGGAGCAGGCGATGCTGCAGGCCACCGAAGCCGCGCAGGGCCTCTTTTGGCAGGGGTTGGCCAGCATGTCGCGCGGTCGGGCGCTCGAGGCGACGAGCCACTTCATCGCGGCGCTGGAGCAGGATCCGTGGGTCGCAGGACTGGCGGAGGACCTGGTCGAGTCGGCCCGGTCGGCGACCGACGCCATGGTGGCGGCCGGCGACACCTCCGGCGCGATCGCGCTCTACGAGAGGATCGTGCGCCTGAATCCCGACCTCCCGGAGATCCAGAGCCGATTGGGGTATCTGCTCGGGAATGCCGGACGCCTGGCCGAGGCAGAGGTGGCGTACCGGCACGCCGTCTCGGTGCAGCCGCGCAACGTCTCGTTGCGCTCCAACCTGGCACTGGCGATGGCGCGACAGGGCGAGTTCGACGAAGCCGCCACGCAGCTCCAAGCAGTGCTGGCGCAGCGGCCGCAGGATTTCCGCGCCCACTACTATTTGGCCACGCTGCATCTGGAGACCGGGGATCTCGCCCAGGCGGAGAAGCACGGGGCCGCCGCGACGCAGGTCGATCCACAAGCCGCCGACGGCTGGCTCCTCCTCGGCGAGGTGCTGTGCGCCGAAGGCGAGGGCCGTCGCGGTGCCGAGGCCCTCGAGCGTGCCCGCTCCCAGGGAGCACCGCCAGAGCGCGTGCAGTCCTTGCTCGCCGACTGCGACGCGAAGCGACGCACGGGATCGTAGCCCCATCGCAGAGGTCGGAGTCAGCGCCAGCGCGTGCACTCAGTCGTTGGCGCGCGCCAGTGCCTCGGGGGCGTGGAGTTGCCACCACTGGCGGGCGCGCTCTTGCGTCCAAGGTTGCTCGAAGCGGACGCGCTCCATCTCGCCGAGGAGATCGAGTGCGGAGGCGGGGCGTTTCTGGGGATCCTTCTCCAGGCAATGCATGATGAGGTTGTCCACCGCTTCCGGAATCGGCTGCTCGGCGACGGCAGAGGGCCGCCGGGCCGGGGTCTGCACGTGCGCCACCAGCATGGCGGTGGAGGAGTTGGTTTCGAACAGGGGGAAACCGGTGAGCAACCAGAAGGCGGCGCAGCCGAGGGAGTAGAGATCGGCGCGGCCGTCGGCTTCGCGGCCGAGGACGAACTCGGGAGCCATGAAGGCAGGCGTCCCGTGCACGAATCCCTGGGCGGAGAGCTGCATGGTGTCCTCGCCGCCTTCGGCCTTGACCATGCCGAAATCGAGAACCTTCAAATAATCGAACTCCGGGCCGAGCCAGGTGACGAAGAGGTTCGCCGGCTTGATGTCCCGGTGCACCAGACCGCGGTCATGCGCTTCGCTGAGCGAGACGCAGGCCTGCTCCAGGAGCATGAGCACGCGTTCCGGCGGCAGGGGACCGAAGCGGTCCACCATCGCCTTCAAGTCCATGCCGTGGAGGAGCTCCATCACGTAGTAGAAGGTGCCGCTGTCGCTGACGCCGAAATCGTAGAGCTCCACCGTGTGCGAGGAGCGCAGGTTGGCGGTCACCTGGGCCTCGCGACGGAAGCGCTCGGTCAGGCGGTCGGGTCCAGCGGCGCTGGACATGTCCGGGCGGATGAGCTTGATCGCCGCCGGCCGCGCCAGCAGCTGGTGCTTGCCGAGCCACACCTCGCCCATGCCGCCGGCGCCGAGCTGCCGTACGAGCCGGTAGCTGCCCAAGGAGACGCCGCTGTCCAGGAAGTCTTCGTCGATGTCGAGCACGGGCGTGTCGCTGACCAGGATGGCGCGCTCGATCACGGTGCGCAGCTCGCGGATGTTCCCGGGCCAGCGATAGGCCTGCAGGCGCTCCAGCGCCTGGGGTGAAACGCTGCGCACGGCTTTGCCGAGGCGTCGCGCGTGCTTGCGCACGAAGTAGTCGACCAGGGCGGGGAGATCCTCGCGCCGATCGGCGAGGGGGGGGAGCACGATCTCGTGGCGGTGTAGCAGAGCGGCCAGGCGCGGGTCGAAGTGCCCCGCTTCGGCCTCGCGCAGCAAGTCGCGGCTGGTGGAGGCGATGACGCGCACGTCCGGGGTCGGCGTCTCGCCGCGGCCGCGGGCGCTGTCGATTCTTTCCATCACCTCGAGCAACGGTGCTTGCATCTCGAAGGCGAGATCCTGGATCGCGTCGAGGTACAGCGTACCGCGAGTGGCCAGCTGGAACTTGCAGTTGTCAGCGGTGCAATCGGCGCCAGTGCCGAACAGCTGCACCTTGCCGTCGGTACGCAGGCTCGGACAGTCGACGTGGATCAGCGGGCCATCGCGCCGGTCCGACTCGTGGTGCAGCGCTCGGGCCGCGGCTTCCTTGCCCGAACCCGGCGGGCCGTGCAGCAGCACCGGGTCCAATTGCTTGGCGTGGCGGGAGATGGCGGCCCGCAGCGCCAGCACCGCCGGGCTGTTACCGAGAAGGGGGCCGTCGACCCGGCTGCGTGCGTCGTCCAGGAATTCCCGAGCGACCCGCAGCTCCCGCTCCAGGTCGGCGGTGCGGTCGCGCACGCGCTGCTCCAAAGAGTCGTTGGCCTGCCGCAACGCTGCCGCGGCGCGGCGCTCGGCGCGGTACAGCTGGGCGTTGTGGATGGCGCTGGCGATGTGGTTGGCCACGATGGTGACGAGGGCGCGGTCGTGGTCGCTGAAGGAGCGACGCACCGGGCTCTCGATGGAGAAGACGCCGATGAGCGTGTCCTTGACCACGAGGGGCAGGGCGATCTGGCTTTCCGCATTCGCGAGCCCCGGCACGGGAACCGCGTCGGCAATCTCGTCGCCGCGACCGGCCTTGACCATCTCGCGGCGCTGCGCCGAGACATAGCTGCGGTACTGGCCCAGGTTGTCCAGGTGCAGCAGCCGCCGCCGCTTGGCCGCAGTGCCGATGACGCCCGTCCCGATCTTCACGCGCCCGCCGACGGCCTGGTTCTCATAGCCTCGACTGGCAACGACGGTGAGCGTTTCGCCGTCGTTTTCCAGGAGGAGGATGATGGAGTGATGGAAGTCGAACAGCTCGCCCATGGTGCGCAGGGCGGCCTCGTAGATCTCGTCCAGCTCGAGGGTCGTGTTGATCTGGGCCGAGAGGCGCTGGAGGATGTCGAACTCCGCCACCTTGCGCGCCAGATCGGAGGCCAGGTCCGAACCGGGAGTGCCTGGCGTACCGGAGGTACCTGAAGCGCCGGGCGTACCGGAGGAGCCGGGAGTGCCGGTGGTGCTCATGCGGGCTCCGCCGCCCGACCGCCGTATTCGATGCGGCGACAGGAACGCACTCTATAGATGTCTGCCGCCATGAGCTTGAAGATTCCGGACATC from Candidatus Krumholzibacteriia bacterium carries:
- a CDS encoding fused MFS/spermidine synthase — encoded protein: MPQGARSLFSLLFFLSGAAGLVYEVCWTRLLILPMGSTVYSMTAVLTAFMGGLALGAFLAGRWIDRHGRPLRVYALLELGIGAFCLVLPWVVQAEQPLFRWVYQNFATSFLPFHLFKFFACGVVILVPATLMGATLPVLCRYFMDDAGRIGNSLGWLYAVNAFGAVAGSLLAGFVLIPQLGLRGAMLVGVGTSLSVAAIAWLAQSRFPAHSASRGEGKPEKKAAPPRPSLAATLDATRQSTHVRVLLLGYGLSGLAAMLFQIAWTRVLVLVVGSSVYALALVVSAFILGLAVGSSIASRVADRLRNPSTAFALAELGIGFTALAMVPVFQSFPEWMLRLVPQLAQDFWRFQLVQFALIFVALLLPTACMGMCLPLVGRALLRGVEQTGATVGTAYSANTVGTIVGAFCGGFVLLPHLGVHRTILLGALLNIGVAAAILSTSWRRRLGGGAAAAVVAAGVLTALLLPRFDPLTLTSGAFLYADRYRQAGGQTGSLGQSQGRNLGAAPDRSRAANTGQSQERRDPRSLAEILRQEYSILLFEEGLNSTITVKESPSGGRYLAINGKVDGSDDKDMSTQVLSGHVSCLLHPEPHDVAVIGLATGVTLHSVAQYPSVRRIDCIEIVPEMAKAARLFAHVNGDVLDDPRLHLVMQDARNHLSLTRQTYDLIISEPSNPWMAGVASLYTREFLTSCRDRLLPRGTMMVFLHLYSMDLTTFRGLIRTFQSVFPQTSLWETAFGSDYVLLGAKDELQIEWRELVGRLARPAIARDLARVGMHDAGDFLQTLIAGPDELRHFAAEGIVYTDDHNRLEFDAPRSVYRHAELGDMKRLHDLRAPGLPPWLHLPPEGLTDAEQAMLQATEAAQGLFWQGLASMSRGRALEATSHFIAALEQDPWVAGLAEDLVESARSATDAMVAAGDTSGAIALYERIVRLNPDLPEIQSRLGYLLGNAGRLAEAEVAYRHAVSVQPRNVSLRSNLALAMARQGEFDEAATQLQAVLAQRPQDFRAHYYLATLHLETGDLAQAEKHGAAATQVDPQAADGWLLLGEVLCAEGEGRRGAEALERARSQGAPPERVQSLLADCDAKRRTGS
- a CDS encoding sigma 54-interacting transcriptional regulator is translated as MSTTGTPGSSGTPGASGTSGTPGTPGSDLASDLARKVAEFDILQRLSAQINTTLELDEIYEAALRTMGELFDFHHSIILLLENDGETLTVVASRGYENQAVGGRVKIGTGVIGTAAKRRRLLHLDNLGQYRSYVSAQRREMVKAGRGDEIADAVPVPGLANAESQIALPLVVKDTLIGVFSIESPVRRSFSDHDRALVTIVANHIASAIHNAQLYRAERRAAAALRQANDSLEQRVRDRTADLERELRVAREFLDDARSRVDGPLLGNSPAVLALRAAISRHAKQLDPVLLHGPPGSGKEAAARALHHESDRRDGPLIHVDCPSLRTDGKVQLFGTGADCTADNCKFQLATRGTLYLDAIQDLAFEMQAPLLEVMERIDSARGRGETPTPDVRVIASTSRDLLREAEAGHFDPRLAALLHRHEIVLPPLADRREDLPALVDYFVRKHARRLGKAVRSVSPQALERLQAYRWPGNIRELRTVIERAILVSDTPVLDIDEDFLDSGVSLGSYRLVRQLGAGGMGEVWLGKHQLLARPAAIKLIRPDMSSAAGPDRLTERFRREAQVTANLRSSHTVELYDFGVSDSGTFYYVMELLHGMDLKAMVDRFGPLPPERVLMLLEQACVSLSEAHDRGLVHRDIKPANLFVTWLGPEFDYLKVLDFGMVKAEGGEDTMQLSAQGFVHGTPAFMAPEFVLGREADGRADLYSLGCAAFWLLTGFPLFETNSSTAMLVAHVQTPARRPSAVAEQPIPEAVDNLIMHCLEKDPQKRPASALDLLGEMERVRFEQPWTQERARQWWQLHAPEALARAND